One Actinospica robiniae DSM 44927 genomic region harbors:
- a CDS encoding M81 family metallopeptidase — translation MTLLRHSASPRTALPRPVIGIAGLGIESSTFSPARTSAAAFHPQRGDEILGRYPFLAEGTPLREACEWHGALLGKALPGGMVTSEAFAELSDELIQRLADLPPLDGLWYDIHGAMTVEGIDDAEVVLLERIRAAVGPDVVVSTSMDLHGNVSRELVQGSDLITCYRMAPHEDYLETKERALCNLVSLLTTGAPLPVKAWIPVPVLLAGEQTSTRIEPARGLYAAVPEVESMPGVTDAAIWVGYAWADEPRNQAAVVVTGEDEAAVVAGAERLARAFWDARRGFAFVAPTGTLDACLDEALTSSARPFFVSDSGDNPTAGGAGDVTWGLARILERPELKSPDGPVLIYASVPGPEAVDAAVAAGLGATLTVTAGAAVDDRHEGPVTMTGVVHAVRHGDRDAETEVVLHVGSVYVILTRRRKPYHLEHDFTGLDLAPRSADVVVVKIGYLEPELYAMAADWRLALTPGGVDQDLVRLGHQRIRRPMFPFDPDMPDPDLSARVVGSKSKARGRSAAL, via the coding sequence ATGACCTTGCTGCGGCATTCCGCGAGTCCCCGGACAGCGCTCCCCCGACCGGTGATCGGCATAGCCGGCCTGGGGATCGAGTCCTCGACCTTCTCCCCCGCTCGTACGTCGGCCGCGGCCTTTCACCCGCAGCGCGGCGACGAGATCTTGGGCCGGTACCCGTTCCTGGCCGAGGGAACACCGTTGCGCGAGGCCTGCGAGTGGCACGGCGCGCTGCTGGGCAAGGCGCTGCCGGGCGGAATGGTCACCTCCGAGGCGTTCGCGGAGCTGTCGGACGAGCTTATTCAGCGGCTCGCCGATCTGCCGCCGCTGGACGGTCTCTGGTACGACATCCACGGCGCGATGACGGTGGAAGGGATCGACGACGCGGAGGTCGTCCTGCTCGAACGGATCCGCGCCGCAGTCGGCCCGGACGTGGTCGTCTCGACATCGATGGACCTGCACGGCAACGTCTCGCGCGAGCTCGTGCAAGGCAGTGATCTGATCACCTGCTACCGGATGGCTCCCCACGAGGACTATCTGGAGACGAAGGAGCGCGCACTGTGCAATCTCGTCAGCCTGCTGACCACCGGAGCACCGTTGCCCGTCAAGGCCTGGATTCCGGTGCCTGTGCTGCTGGCCGGCGAGCAGACCTCGACCCGCATCGAGCCCGCGCGCGGTCTGTATGCCGCCGTTCCCGAGGTCGAAAGCATGCCGGGGGTGACCGATGCCGCGATCTGGGTGGGTTACGCATGGGCCGACGAGCCGCGCAATCAAGCCGCGGTCGTCGTCACCGGAGAGGACGAGGCGGCGGTCGTGGCAGGCGCGGAACGGCTGGCCCGTGCATTCTGGGATGCCCGCCGCGGCTTCGCCTTCGTCGCGCCCACGGGGACGCTCGACGCGTGCCTGGACGAGGCGCTCACCTCGAGCGCACGCCCGTTCTTCGTGAGCGACAGCGGCGACAATCCGACGGCAGGCGGAGCGGGCGACGTCACCTGGGGGCTCGCGCGCATCCTGGAGCGGCCCGAACTCAAGTCGCCCGACGGCCCGGTCCTGATTTATGCGTCGGTCCCCGGGCCGGAGGCGGTCGACGCGGCGGTGGCGGCCGGGTTGGGCGCGACCCTGACGGTCACCGCCGGCGCTGCGGTGGACGACCGCCACGAGGGCCCGGTCACGATGACCGGCGTGGTCCACGCAGTGCGGCACGGCGACCGCGATGCCGAAACCGAGGTCGTCCTGCATGTCGGCAGCGTCTACGTGATCCTGACGCGCCGTCGCAAGCCGTACCACCTCGAGCACGACTTCACCGGCCTCGACCTCGCCCCGCGTTCGGCGGACGTGGTGGTCGTGAAGATCGGCTACCTCGAACCCGAGCTCTACGCCATGGCCGCGGATTGGCGCCTGGCGCTCACACCGGGCGGCGTTGATCAGGACCTCGTACGTCTGGGCCATCAGCGTATCCGGCGACCCATGTTCCCCTTCGATCCCGACATGCCGGACCCGGATCTGAGCGCGCGTGTCGTCGGCTCGAAATCGAAGGCCCGAGGACGTTCCGCGGCCTTATGA
- a CDS encoding citryl-CoA lyase, producing MTSFPTSLGTSDAESISLLGQDLAHDLMGKVSFGELAFWLLTQRRPTSGEARVFEAVLIGLADHGFTPTAIAARLTYLSAPDAIQGAVAAGLLGGGSRFLGVTEDAGRFLGEALAEAAEVDGALPEIDDAAAWDAIALRAVTRCRDAGRFVPGLGHPVHKTGDPRTPRLIGIARDEGHFGPHLALFEAIGRVHQTVLGKHLPLNGAGVSGAALADLGLPAELLRATVLLARCAGLIGHIAEEMHRPVANSIYLTVDRNARYVAPGQ from the coding sequence GTGACCTCGTTCCCGACATCCCTCGGCACCTCGGACGCCGAGAGCATCAGTCTGCTGGGCCAGGACCTCGCGCACGATCTGATGGGCAAGGTCTCGTTCGGCGAGCTCGCCTTCTGGCTCCTGACGCAGCGCCGGCCGACCTCCGGCGAGGCACGCGTCTTCGAGGCGGTGCTCATCGGCCTGGCCGATCACGGCTTCACCCCGACGGCCATCGCCGCCCGCCTGACCTACCTCAGCGCGCCCGACGCGATCCAGGGCGCAGTCGCGGCGGGCCTGCTCGGCGGCGGCTCCCGATTCCTCGGCGTCACCGAGGACGCCGGCCGGTTCCTCGGCGAGGCGCTGGCCGAAGCCGCCGAAGTGGACGGTGCTCTGCCCGAGATCGACGACGCCGCGGCGTGGGACGCGATCGCCCTGCGCGCCGTCACCCGCTGCCGGGATGCGGGACGGTTCGTGCCAGGACTCGGACACCCCGTGCACAAGACCGGAGACCCCCGCACGCCGCGGCTGATCGGAATCGCCCGCGACGAAGGACACTTCGGCCCGCATCTCGCCCTCTTCGAGGCGATCGGCCGCGTGCACCAGACGGTGCTCGGCAAGCATCTGCCGCTCAACGGGGCCGGAGTGAGCGGCGCCGCCCTGGCGGACCTGGGCCTGCCCGCGGAACTGCTGCGGGCGACGGTGCTGCTGGCCCGCTGCGCGGGGCTTATCGGGCACATCGCGGAGGAGATGCACAGGCCGGTGGCGAACTCGATCTACCTGACCGTGGATCGCAACGCACGTTACGTCGCGCCTGGGCAGTAG
- a CDS encoding HNH endonuclease signature motif containing protein: MTSPEAVTRLAQVFLDAPPEQRHAHFSLPALAVTIQDPTTPAAAVKKPAGHAAAVKDPSAYVAGMKDPAVHTEIPAGCARTVFGALVPAGRLPRRGDPRRHELVTDGCTGTFDGVALDHDPRARLASPAQRGFLAWRDRYCTYPGCNRPLTFALHAHHIVPFAQGGGTRVGNLRLYCAKHHTTVHQER; the protein is encoded by the coding sequence TTGACAAGCCCGGAAGCGGTCACCCGGCTCGCGCAAGTCTTCCTCGATGCCCCGCCCGAGCAGCGCCACGCCCACTTCTCCCTGCCCGCGCTCGCCGTCACCATTCAAGACCCGACCACACCCGCGGCGGCCGTGAAGAAGCCTGCCGGACACGCGGCGGCCGTGAAGGACCCTTCCGCGTATGTGGCGGGCATGAAGGATCCTGCCGTGCACACCGAGATCCCTGCCGGCTGTGCGCGCACGGTATTCGGGGCGCTGGTTCCGGCCGGGCGCCTGCCCAGGCGCGGTGATCCGCGGCGCCATGAGCTGGTGACTGACGGGTGTACGGGTACCTTCGACGGGGTCGCGCTGGACCATGACCCGCGGGCGCGTCTGGCCTCGCCCGCGCAGCGCGGGTTTCTCGCGTGGCGTGACCGGTACTGCACCTACCCGGGCTGTAACCGCCCCCTCACATTCGCCCTGCACGCCCACCACATCGTCCCGTTCGCGCAGGGCGGAGGGACGAGAGTGGGAAACCTCCGGCTGTATTGCGCGAAGCATCACACCACCGTCCACCAGGAGCGGTGA
- a CDS encoding MBL fold metallo-hydrolase, with the protein MNAGSENDGGLIDFGGAEAPGLGSLDVAWDHGVRGKRAPAQERIQVHRYNEHTVILRQSRSVKREAPFMFLLFGNERAVLLDTGATAETELFPLCAHVDRLIEEWLEHHPREGYELVVAHTHDHGDHVAGDVQFADRPHTRVVAHEVEAVRTHFGFSQAWPAETVAYDLGGRVLDVMGSPGHHATAITFYDRWTGILFTGDTVLPGRLYAFDFAAFRASLDRMVAFTQTHPVTHVLGCHVEMTNRPRRDYPLGTTYQPDERAPQMTVAQLIAVRDAADAVAGRRGVHAFDDFIIYNEPSPLVLLRLIARGLLAKAGLSRA; encoded by the coding sequence ATGAACGCGGGCAGCGAGAACGACGGAGGCTTGATCGACTTCGGCGGAGCTGAGGCACCCGGCCTCGGCTCCCTCGATGTCGCGTGGGACCACGGCGTACGCGGCAAGCGCGCGCCAGCCCAGGAGCGGATCCAGGTGCACCGCTACAACGAGCACACGGTGATTCTGCGGCAGAGCAGGTCCGTCAAGCGCGAGGCGCCCTTCATGTTCTTGCTCTTCGGCAATGAGCGCGCCGTGTTGCTCGACACCGGCGCGACCGCCGAGACGGAGCTCTTCCCGCTGTGTGCCCACGTGGACCGTCTCATCGAGGAGTGGCTCGAGCACCATCCGCGCGAAGGGTACGAGCTCGTCGTCGCGCACACCCACGACCACGGCGACCACGTGGCAGGGGACGTGCAGTTCGCCGATCGGCCGCATACGCGCGTGGTCGCCCACGAAGTCGAGGCCGTGCGTACGCATTTCGGCTTCAGCCAGGCGTGGCCCGCGGAGACCGTGGCCTATGATCTCGGCGGCCGTGTCCTCGACGTCATGGGCTCGCCCGGCCACCACGCCACCGCGATCACCTTCTACGACCGGTGGACGGGCATCCTGTTCACCGGCGACACCGTCCTGCCCGGCCGGCTCTACGCCTTCGACTTCGCCGCGTTCCGTGCCAGCCTGGACCGGATGGTCGCGTTCACGCAGACCCACCCGGTCACCCACGTCCTAGGCTGCCACGTCGAGATGACCAACCGGCCGCGCCGCGACTATCCCCTCGGCACGACCTACCAGCCCGACGAGCGGGCCCCGCAGATGACGGTCGCGCAACTCATCGCGGTCCGCGACGCGGCCGATGCCGTGGCCGGGCGCCGCGGCGTCCACGCGTTCGACGACTTCATCATCTACAACGAGCCGAGCCCGCTGGTGTTGCTCCGACTGATCGCCCGCGGACTGCTCGCGAAGGCAGGCCTCAGCCGCGCCTAG
- a CDS encoding CoA transferase, which produces MEDAADPASGPSSRPLSGPLSGILIADFSRVLAGPYATMLLADLGADVIKVEGPSGDDTRHWVPPKRGDTGTYYLSVNRNKRSIVLDLASDTDLPVARELAARADVFIHNFKPGGLDRFGLDYTAVSALNPGSIYCSISGFGTAGGASLPGYDLLVQGMSGLMSLTGSPDGEPFRAGISVFDVMTGLHSAIGILAALHHRSRTGLGQHVETNLLSTALSALVNQTSAYVAGGVVPQRMGNAHLSLFPYEPMPTGDGSLIIAAGNDGQFRKLVAALDLPELADDERFATVGRRNDNREQLRPLILERLATRSAQDWFRALTAAGVPCGPINDVRGGVELAEELGLEPVVLAGDVPTVRNPISLSATPARYASAPPGLGEHGDEIRAWLGFPTQDKEKERS; this is translated from the coding sequence CTGGAGGACGCTGCTGATCCGGCGTCAGGGCCATCGTCCAGGCCGCTGTCCGGGCCGCTGTCCGGCATCCTGATCGCAGACTTCTCCCGCGTGCTCGCCGGCCCCTACGCGACGATGCTTCTCGCGGACCTCGGTGCGGACGTGATCAAGGTGGAGGGTCCCTCCGGCGACGACACCCGGCACTGGGTGCCGCCGAAGCGAGGCGACACCGGGACCTACTACCTGTCCGTCAACCGCAACAAGCGCTCGATCGTGCTGGATCTCGCTTCCGACACCGATCTGCCGGTCGCGCGGGAACTCGCCGCGCGCGCGGACGTGTTCATCCACAACTTCAAGCCCGGCGGCCTGGACCGATTCGGGCTCGACTACACCGCTGTCAGCGCCCTCAACCCGGGTTCCATCTACTGCTCCATCAGCGGTTTCGGAACGGCGGGAGGGGCCTCGCTGCCCGGCTACGACCTGCTGGTGCAGGGCATGTCCGGGCTGATGAGCCTGACCGGTTCGCCGGACGGAGAGCCGTTCCGCGCGGGCATCTCCGTCTTCGACGTCATGACAGGGCTGCACTCGGCCATCGGCATCCTCGCGGCCCTGCACCACCGCTCGCGTACCGGGCTCGGCCAGCACGTGGAAACCAACCTGCTCTCCACCGCGCTCTCGGCGCTGGTGAACCAGACTTCCGCATACGTCGCCGGCGGGGTCGTGCCGCAGCGGATGGGCAACGCCCACCTGAGCCTGTTCCCGTATGAGCCGATGCCGACGGGAGACGGGTCGCTGATCATCGCGGCAGGCAACGACGGGCAGTTCCGCAAGCTCGTCGCCGCACTCGACCTGCCGGAACTCGCGGACGACGAGCGGTTCGCCACCGTAGGCCGGCGCAACGACAATCGCGAGCAGCTTCGCCCCCTGATCCTCGAGCGGCTCGCTACGCGCTCCGCGCAGGATTGGTTCCGGGCGCTCACGGCCGCGGGTGTGCCGTGCGGCCCCATCAACGACGTGCGCGGCGGGGTGGAACTCGCGGAGGAACTCGGCCTCGAGCCGGTCGTCCTCGCCGGCGACGTGCCGACGGTGCGCAACCCGATCTCGCTCTCGGCCACACCCGCCAGATACGCGAGTGCTCCGCCGGGGTTGGGCGAGCACGGCGACGAGATCCGCGCATGGCTGGGCTTCCCGACTCAGGACAAGGAAAAGGAGCGGTCGTGA
- a CDS encoding extradiol ring-cleavage dioxygenase produces MAKLVAILATTHHPFYYRTSRLPPEQAPPFAAEWVRKVAAYRETLARMRPDVLVMVGSDHFHQLWLDNMPQFLVGKAPFYDANYYNEEREFGLPRLLLTGHEELSTHILRAGLDAGFDLAFSNELRVDHSITCPILTVRPDNDLPVVPIYTNIFAPPLPRPERFVALGRTLRAVIESWPSELRVAVIGTGHLSLELGGPRQFGPHGPDPEFDARAVEWIANGDIDGCLANVTLDSLHAPGNATHGFMDFMLMMGVAGYAKADYADNLDLFHTMEAYFTWYPNGADA; encoded by the coding sequence GTGGCGAAGCTCGTGGCGATCCTGGCCACCACCCACCACCCGTTCTACTACCGCACCAGCCGTCTGCCGCCCGAGCAGGCGCCGCCGTTCGCGGCGGAGTGGGTGCGCAAGGTCGCCGCCTACCGCGAGACCCTCGCCCGGATGCGCCCGGACGTCCTGGTGATGGTCGGCTCCGACCACTTCCACCAGCTCTGGCTGGACAACATGCCGCAGTTCCTCGTCGGCAAGGCGCCCTTCTACGACGCCAACTACTACAACGAGGAACGCGAGTTCGGCCTGCCGCGCCTGCTGCTCACCGGGCATGAAGAGCTCTCCACGCACATCCTGCGCGCCGGGCTCGACGCCGGGTTCGACCTCGCGTTCTCCAACGAGCTGCGCGTGGACCACTCGATCACCTGCCCGATCCTGACCGTCCGGCCGGACAACGACCTTCCGGTGGTCCCGATCTACACCAACATCTTCGCGCCGCCGCTGCCCCGCCCGGAACGCTTCGTCGCCCTCGGCCGCACCCTGCGCGCGGTGATCGAGTCCTGGCCGAGCGAGCTGCGGGTGGCCGTGATCGGCACCGGCCACCTCTCCCTCGAGCTCGGCGGCCCCCGGCAGTTCGGGCCGCACGGCCCCGACCCCGAGTTCGACGCGCGCGCCGTGGAGTGGATCGCCAACGGCGACATCGACGGCTGCCTCGCCAACGTCACGCTCGACAGCCTGCACGCCCCGGGCAACGCCACGCACGGATTCATGGACTTCATGCTCATGATGGGCGTGGCCGGATACGCGAAGGCCGACTACGCCGACAACCTCGACCTCTTCCACACCATGGAGGCCTACTTCACCTGGTACCCGAACGGAGCCGACGCGTGA
- a CDS encoding amidohydrolase family protein produces MTDSTPLPDFAPGRPIVFRNATILTMDRAGLIEGGDLLVLGDRIAEIGHGLVVPDGTAEIDAGGGILMPGMVDTHRHMWQTALRGLGADWTLSQYFVFYYLTWGKIFRPEDIHAGNALSALEAVDSGVTTTLDWSHGLQTIDHGEAAVDALKSAPGRYVLAYGNLLGAPWEWSNSKDFRAFVARTAGARDDRFGLQLAFDVTADPAFPEKGAFEAARELGLRVTTHAGVWGATNDTSIQLMWDHGFMTPDVTYVHAATLTDDSYQRIAASGGTVSVSTESEQSAGQGYPPTWQLRKHGIPVSLSMDTSVWWSADLFSAMRATLSADRSREHLEAHAKGETVVHNLLRAEEVAHWATIGGARALGLDAEIGSLVAGKKADIVLIKNDHSPALYPLLHPYGTLVFQAGRGDVHTVLVDGQPVKYAHRLLNSKLEAAKAEVARTVEHARSTMGEEAWRESVTPQLPDAERIPNPYTYTDFDGGDARHQAQS; encoded by the coding sequence ATGACCGACTCCACCCCTCTCCCCGACTTCGCCCCCGGCCGCCCGATCGTCTTTCGCAACGCGACCATCCTGACCATGGACCGAGCCGGGCTGATCGAAGGCGGCGACCTCCTCGTCCTCGGCGACCGGATAGCCGAGATCGGGCACGGCCTGGTCGTACCCGACGGCACAGCCGAGATCGACGCCGGCGGCGGCATCCTCATGCCGGGAATGGTCGACACACACCGGCACATGTGGCAGACGGCCCTGCGCGGACTCGGCGCGGACTGGACCCTCAGCCAGTACTTCGTGTTCTACTACCTGACCTGGGGAAAGATCTTCCGCCCCGAAGACATCCACGCGGGCAACGCGCTATCCGCCCTCGAAGCCGTCGATTCCGGTGTGACCACCACGCTCGACTGGTCGCACGGCCTGCAGACGATCGACCACGGCGAAGCGGCCGTCGACGCCCTCAAATCCGCGCCCGGACGCTACGTGCTCGCCTACGGCAACCTGCTCGGCGCGCCCTGGGAATGGAGCAACAGCAAGGACTTCCGCGCGTTCGTCGCACGCACGGCCGGCGCCCGAGACGACAGGTTCGGCCTCCAGCTCGCCTTCGACGTCACCGCTGACCCCGCCTTCCCGGAGAAGGGCGCCTTCGAAGCGGCACGCGAACTCGGCCTGCGTGTAACCACCCACGCGGGCGTCTGGGGTGCGACGAACGACACGAGCATCCAGCTGATGTGGGACCACGGCTTCATGACCCCGGACGTCACCTACGTCCACGCCGCGACCCTGACCGACGACTCCTACCAGCGCATCGCCGCATCGGGCGGCACCGTCTCCGTCTCGACCGAGAGCGAGCAGAGCGCCGGCCAGGGCTACCCGCCCACCTGGCAGCTGCGCAAGCACGGCATCCCCGTCTCGCTGTCCATGGACACGAGCGTGTGGTGGAGCGCCGACCTGTTCTCCGCGATGCGCGCCACCCTCTCCGCGGACCGCTCCCGCGAGCACCTCGAAGCCCACGCGAAGGGCGAGACCGTCGTCCACAACCTGCTGCGAGCCGAGGAAGTCGCCCACTGGGCGACCATCGGCGGTGCCCGGGCCCTCGGCCTCGACGCGGAGATCGGCAGCCTCGTCGCGGGCAAGAAGGCCGACATCGTCCTGATCAAGAACGACCACTCCCCCGCGCTCTACCCCCTGCTCCACCCGTACGGCACGCTCGTCTTCCAGGCCGGGCGCGGCGATGTCCACACCGTCCTCGTCGACGGACAGCCCGTCAAATACGCACACCGGCTGTTGAACTCGAAGCTCGAAGCAGCAAAGGCCGAAGTCGCCCGCACCGTGGAGCACGCCCGCTCGACCATGGGCGAGGAGGCGTGGCGCGAGAGCGTGACGCCGCAGCTCCCGGACGCGGAACGCATTCCGAATCCCTACACCTACACGGACTTCGACGGCGGCGACGCGCGGCACCAAGCCCAGTCCTAG
- a CDS encoding amidase: protein MSTDFTRSDATELAELIRTGKASSVEVVQAHLDRIEAVNPKLNAIVTVVDSALTAAKAADEELAAGGAVGPLHGVPFTVKDSFDTAGVLTQRGSPIFAGRIPDTDATAVARMKSAGGIVLAKTNLPEFSYWVESDNLLTGRTNNPWDLDRSPGGSSGGESASIAAGMSPLGLASDLSISVRGPAADTGVVSFKPTHGRIPMTGVWPRAPRRNWHVGPMARSIRDLALAYSLLAGPDGADGFSTVPREFDTGLGASPDRPVRVGWLVDSGLGPTDAEVAATVQAAAEALQTAGMQVDAADIPAFERDNPLEIWTKLNVMEVKPAFQEVTDGHEDQMFTYSKFLAGMPDTSMADFLDAEQGIERLRDGFAEFFSEFDVLLLPVTTIPAHGHQLGEFTLGGQTVSPFHVSSTTVPFNLTGHPALSMRFGTSSDGMPIGVQLAANLYAESTILHVASLLESLSLVRDQRPAI from the coding sequence ATGAGCACCGACTTCACCCGTTCCGATGCGACGGAGCTGGCCGAGCTGATCCGGACGGGAAAGGCGTCGTCCGTTGAGGTGGTGCAAGCGCACCTCGACCGCATCGAGGCTGTGAACCCGAAGCTCAATGCCATCGTCACCGTCGTCGACAGTGCGTTGACGGCCGCGAAGGCTGCCGACGAGGAACTGGCGGCCGGCGGTGCGGTGGGGCCGCTGCACGGAGTGCCTTTCACCGTGAAGGACTCGTTCGACACGGCTGGAGTGCTCACCCAGCGCGGGTCGCCCATCTTCGCGGGACGCATCCCGGACACCGACGCGACGGCCGTGGCGCGGATGAAGAGCGCCGGCGGGATCGTCCTGGCGAAGACCAACCTTCCGGAGTTCTCTTACTGGGTCGAGTCCGACAACCTTCTGACCGGCAGGACGAACAACCCCTGGGACCTCGATCGCTCACCCGGCGGTTCGAGCGGCGGCGAGTCGGCGTCGATCGCGGCCGGGATGTCGCCCCTCGGACTCGCCAGCGACCTGTCCATCTCAGTACGCGGCCCGGCAGCCGACACCGGCGTCGTGTCCTTCAAGCCGACGCACGGGCGCATCCCGATGACAGGCGTCTGGCCTCGGGCACCCCGCCGCAACTGGCATGTCGGCCCCATGGCCCGCAGCATCCGCGACCTGGCACTGGCCTATTCTCTGCTGGCCGGGCCCGACGGCGCCGACGGCTTCTCCACCGTCCCGCGGGAGTTCGACACGGGCCTGGGCGCATCCCCCGACCGGCCGGTGCGCGTCGGCTGGCTTGTCGACTCGGGACTCGGCCCGACCGACGCGGAGGTCGCGGCGACCGTTCAGGCAGCTGCCGAGGCCCTGCAGACGGCTGGAATGCAGGTCGACGCCGCGGACATCCCCGCTTTCGAGCGCGACAACCCCCTCGAGATCTGGACCAAGCTGAACGTCATGGAGGTCAAGCCGGCCTTCCAAGAGGTGACCGACGGACACGAAGACCAGATGTTCACCTACTCCAAGTTCCTGGCCGGCATGCCGGACACGTCGATGGCGGACTTCCTCGACGCCGAACAGGGGATCGAGCGGCTCCGGGACGGATTCGCAGAGTTCTTCAGCGAGTTCGACGTCCTACTGCTCCCGGTGACCACGATCCCGGCACACGGCCACCAGCTCGGCGAATTCACTCTGGGCGGCCAGACGGTCAGCCCCTTCCACGTGAGCTCGACGACCGTCCCGTTCAACCTGACGGGGCACCCGGCCCTTTCCATGCGGTTCGGCACGAGCAGCGACGGCATGCCCATCGGCGTGCAACTGGCGGCCAACCTGTATGCGGAGTCGACGATCCTGCACGTCGCCTCGCTGCTCGAGTCGCTCAGCCTGGTCCGCGACCAGCGCCCCGCCATCTGA
- a CDS encoding IclR family transcriptional regulator domain-containing protein, translating into MTRRGTGPDFVEALARGLDVLACFDERSPLMSLTEVAAATGLARPTARRLLLTLEELGYVRAEAGGFRLTPRVLRLGMAYVSSQGLWEIARPHLEDLVRKTGESSSMSQLDGSDIVYVARVSVPKIIALRVQIGTRFPALRTSQGKVLLAALGPGELAATLAEPSRSGLPPASGRGGGRDRTWEADRAEIEAELRGVRARGWALADEELAPGVRSVAVPVRDGDGVVRAAMNVTVHAAETSVERLTEEYLPKLLHTAGEVSAEWAMWRSRPQVELS; encoded by the coding sequence ATGACCCGACGAGGCACCGGCCCTGATTTCGTCGAGGCGCTCGCCCGCGGCCTCGACGTGCTGGCCTGTTTCGACGAGCGCAGCCCGCTGATGTCGCTCACCGAGGTGGCCGCCGCCACCGGGCTCGCCCGCCCCACCGCGCGCCGCCTGCTGCTCACCCTCGAGGAACTCGGCTACGTCCGGGCGGAGGCGGGCGGTTTCCGGCTCACCCCGCGGGTGCTCCGGCTGGGCATGGCCTACGTGAGCTCCCAAGGCCTCTGGGAGATCGCCCGGCCGCACCTCGAAGACCTCGTCCGCAAGACCGGCGAGTCCTCGTCGATGAGTCAGCTCGACGGCTCGGACATCGTGTACGTCGCGCGGGTGTCGGTGCCGAAGATCATCGCTCTCCGCGTGCAGATCGGCACGCGCTTCCCAGCGCTGCGCACCTCGCAGGGCAAGGTGCTGCTGGCCGCGCTCGGCCCGGGCGAACTGGCCGCGACGCTCGCCGAACCGAGCCGGTCCGGGCTGCCGCCGGCCTCGGGCCGGGGCGGTGGACGCGACCGGACCTGGGAGGCGGACCGGGCTGAGATCGAGGCCGAACTCCGCGGGGTGCGGGCGCGGGGCTGGGCTCTGGCCGACGAGGAACTGGCCCCCGGCGTGCGCTCCGTCGCAGTCCCCGTGCGCGACGGCGACGGCGTGGTCAGGGCGGCGATGAACGTCACCGTCCACGCTGCCGAGACGAGCGTCGAGCGACTGACCGAGGAGTATCTGCCGAAGCTGTTGCACACCGCCGGCGAGGTGTCGGCGGAGTGGGCGATGTGGCGTTCCCGCCCTCAGGTCGAGCTGTCCTGA